From the genome of Pristis pectinata isolate sPriPec2 chromosome 19, sPriPec2.1.pri, whole genome shotgun sequence:
AGAGTGTGTGGTAAGCAGCATTTAAGTGGTGCAGAGTGAAGCTGTGTGCAAGATGTGTGTCATGAAAAGTCTGCAAGGAGTGAATCGTGAGCAATGTGAGAGGAGTGTGAGTAGTGATCACTGTTGTAGGGTGAGTAACAGTATCTGATGGACTGCAGGGACAGTTTGCTGCTGGAGACTGGATTCCTAGCAATTCTGGTGGCTCCACTATATCTGCGGAAATGGCGGACAGCCCCTTCGCAGCATTATGATAACGTCACCTTCTGGCTGGTGCGCTGGCTTTTCTTCAGACTCATGTTTGCATCAGGTGTGGTGAAACTGACCAGTCGATGTCCAACCTGGTGGGGGCTGACGGGTGAGTAACTAGATGAATCACAAGCATTCTTCCTTGTTTACAGCTATATATACCCCATGTCATTCCACACATGTGCAATGTAGCATTCTCCCACCCTCAGTTATAACATGGCCTTTGTTTAAATACTCTGAGGGGAGTACAGTTTAATATCTGTACCCACAATATGTATTAATCAGATCTGCATTAGGGTTTTGGAACTTCAGGAAAAAGTTCCAATGAATATCAGCATTAAAGCGACATCCTTGTTACGGGGAGGGGTGTCGCTCCTAGGAAACGATCTTTATAATGATTTTATATCTTTATAActaagaaatgtgagttgaaaaagaattgtttatttacttttttcacataaattctgcaaGAGCAaattttttattccatattttaaatttttgggtagtgatttgtgaatcctATAAGGGCAAATTTCAGTTACCCAACAGCTGTAATGTAGGTGTTGTCTGTATTACATATCAGATTTGCTTCAATGATAATATACTCTTCAGTAATGAATAGTGGCCCAGAACACATTCCCAAACGACAATAGCCGTTGGTTTTAGTTGTTCTTTGGTCCTTTCATTGAAACCTGAACTTTGTAGGGGTCTTTATATTGGGTGCAGCTAAGAAGCAGCACAGACTATCTGACGTAAGGTAATGGAAGTGATTGCAAGATGTTTGGACCTTCTTGAGTTTAGATTCTGCATGCACAAGGAAGATTTAAATCTTAAAATTTCAGCCTATCTGGTGTTGGGCTATGTTCCTATCATTcaatcctgttttttttgtttgtttcacttACACTGCCTTAATAGCAATGAACTTCTGATCATAGAGCTTGTAAGATCCATTGACATGAGTGCTGGTAATTGTGAATTTAGGATTGTGTCAAGTACAAACAGTAAACTTGTTTATCTGATCTCCTTGCAGCTCTAACCTACCACTATGAGACCCAGTGCATCCCTACTGCTGTTGCCTGGTTTGCACATCAGCTGCCAGTTTGGTTTCACAAACTCAGCGTGGTTATCACTTACGTGCTGGAGATACCggtccctctgctcttctttgCTCCAACCCGTCGCCTGAGGCTTTTCGCATTTTATGGTCAGGTAGGCCCAACATTTGCAAATAATAGCTTACCAGCTACTCTTGACAGGGAATACAAAACGAGAGAGCTTGTTGTAAACTGAATTGAATCCACAGCCCTTCTAACAATTACCTCTTGGTACAAGGAAGATCTAAGTTTACTACTTAAGATTCCTCCCATAGTTGATACTTGGACCCCACTCAGCAGGGGTTGGGTAAAACTGGAAGCTCCAAGCCTGTCCTCTTGGAAAGCTGTGGGAAGCGTGTCATTCACCTAGTCCTTGAGAAGGAAGGACAAATTGCAGAGGAAGAGCAGGGAGTTTTTGTTAGAATCCTACCCCAAGGGTGGCAACATTTCTGCTCTGGACTACCCTGCAGTCAAGTATACCAATGCATGAATCATGTATCTTGATGTTTTTACTCACTCCTGCCATCATTTCCTCCAGCATACCATAAACTAGCATGGAGCAAATGGGTAGAACTGTAGGTCTTTGGCATTTGGACAGAAAACATAGACACAATATCCATCTATCCCTGGTCTCCTGCActatcatttgctttctttgtgtgtgtgtccttGTCTCATTGTATTTCACTCTTtagctttctctctttttctccctcttgttttctttcttttaaagtaATTGTCTCTGTATCTGCAGATTCTGCTCCAGGTGTTAATTATTATCACTGGTAACTACAACTTTTTCAACATGCTCACGATCATTCTGGGATTCTCACTACTAGATGATcagcacatttccaactggttcgGGTGCAGCAAGGCACAAAACACTGAGAGTGAGTACCATGTGCATAAATGGAAAATCCAAAGAGGGTTTATGGGTTACTGTGCCAAGTGATATAACAGTGACATTGCCAGGTCAGGACCTGTGACATGCAGTTTAGCTGGGGTTGAGTACTTGTGAGTTGGAGTCAGGTACATGTTAACAGTGGTTTAGCCATGTTTGGATATACATGACCAAGGATTTAGCTGGGGCCATTTACCTATGATCAGGGGTTTAACCAGGGTAGAATACCTGTGAGCAGCTGTTTAGCTGGATAGAATGTTTGTGACTGGGGATTTAGCTGGGTTTAAGACTGTTTAGCCAGAATGCATGACTGATGACTTAGCCAGGGCTGAGCACATGTAGTGATTGATTAAGCCATGATCAGTGATTTAGCCAGGAATGAATACATCTGGTGATTTAGCAGGGGTCAGGTTCCCGTGACTGGTGACTTGGCTGTTATTGGGTACATTTGGCCAGGGTCAGGAAACTGTAGCCAGGTGTTTAGCCAGGGTTTAATACTGTTACCAGTGATTTCACCAGACCTGGGCAACCTAAGTGAAGCATCCATAACTAGTGATTTAACCAAGTTCTGTTACCCATGACTGCTGATTTACTTGGTTGCATACCTATGAGCAGTGACTTAGCTAATTCAGTAATATAGCAAGGATCGGGTACCTGTAACCGGATGTGCTACTTGTCATCAGTGACTTAGCCCAAGCTAGGTATCTGTGAGCAGTGACTTAGCTGGTGTGAGAAGCCCATGACTGTTGATTTAACCAGACTCTGGTATCTATGGTTGGTGATTTAGCCAAGGCCAGGTGTGCATCTAGGGTAGAGTACCCAATGTGTGACCTAGCTATATGAGTGGGGAGAGGAGATTGGGAGACTGGAGGTTTGATTTGACTGTGTAAGCTTGACTTGTGTTCATTGTTATTTTTCCATAGGGCCAGGGTTTTTACAAAGGCTACAAGGCCTGGCTGTTACTCTTTTTGAGCTGGCAGTTGTTGGAGCGCTTGTTTATGGAACTGTTCATTACTTCGGGCTGGGAGTGAACTGGGAGAAATGGTCAATTGAATCAAAAATAGGTATGAGAATCATCAGCTTGAGATCCCTTTCTTGCACAAGACTATTACACAATTATCCTGACTCAAGGCTAACTAGCAACTTCAACACACCTCTTCTGATATCGTTCGTTAACAATTAAAATACAGTGCTACTAAATGTTGCTTACCTTTGTCTCATCTggaatgattcctggaatgaggggtTTTAGTTACATGGACAGTCTAGAGAAGCTGTTTTATTGCCTTGAAACggtggaggtgagggggggaatctgataaaggtatttaaaatcatgaagggtctagACAGAATAGTATTTGAGAGAATATCTACTCATTAGCAGAAGGGTCAAGAAACAAAATACATGGAATGAAAGTGATTAGCAAAATAATTGAAAGTGAGGCAAGGAAAGACTCCTTAACACACAAATGATTTGAGTCGTGAGTCCACTGCCAGGAGAGCAGTGGAGGCGATTGTGACACTGGGAGCTGGCTAAGTATTCAAAAGAATTTGTATGTCTGAAGAGAGATGGGACTGgatggattgctcttgcatggaACTGGTACAGACATAATGTGCCAAAGAGCCTTCTTGCATGCTCTaacttttttaatatttgtaaaaTATTCATGTAGGGGCTGATTCAATAGCAATATTCTAAAGGcagttggataaatacttgaaggtgaAAACAGAAGAATGATTTAATTAGCTAATTCCAAGAGCTGTCACAGGCCAAATGGTTTCATTCTACTTTGTAAGATTCTATGAATTAAACTGTTCACAgtttacaacatccactgacacCATCTAACGCTTCCCGGTATAGTATGTGTTATGTACAGAGTAAAACTCTCTTAACACTTCCCCATCAAAAAAACTCACAGGCCAAGTATAGCACAGGATTAAATACAGAGTTAAGTTCCCTCGACGTGGTTCCGTCAAGTATTTCTATGGCAGTTACATCatcagttagatacagagtaaaactccTTTTTATACTACCATAGAACATTCAGAAGGTGAGTACAGATTTCTTTATTCTAAATTACTTTCCTCTTTTTTTCGTATGTTTTACAGACTTTACTTACCATGAATTTATACATTGCCTGAAGATTGTCACTCCAATAACCATCTGGATTGGGGTACTTTCCCTCAGCTGGGAAATACTCACATCACTGCTCAAGTAAGTTTCAGAGTACTTGTACAGAATCTTAATGAGCTCCACCTCCTACCTGATCACTATGAGGTTTACTTTTATTCACTTGTGAAATGTGGATATTACTAAGAAGATGAATATTTATTGTTTATCCCTGgttttctttgagaaggtgatggtgggctGCCATCTTGAACCTTTGAAGTTCATGTGGTGAAGGTATACCAACAGGGCTGTTGAATAGGGAGTTCCTTGAGCCTTGAATGAAGGGAAAAtggtatatttccaaatcaatatATTATGTAGCTTGGCTGGGATCTTAAAATTGGTGGCAATAGTACCTTGTGTTTTTGGGAAGTTCTATGTTTGGGAGCTAAAGTCCTGGAAAGTTCAACAGTAGATTTCTTTGATGTTACACATTGCAACTACGATGTACTGGTGGTGGGGGAAGTATGTTCAGTGTTGATGActgggtgcctatcaagtggttGCTTTCCCCTAGATCTTCTTGAGTGTTTGTGGCCTGCAGTCATCAAACCAAATTTTGGTGTACTCTTGCCATATATTTTGACTTAGAGTGAGAAAGTGTTGGGGCCCCTTACCTTTTCAGCAGTGAGTAGTCTCCAGTATTTATTGATACTACATGGgtgaatcaaattagctgaaaACTGGTTCCTGTAATGGTGAGCACTTCAGGAAGTGGGCAAGATACATCATCCACTCGGCATGTCTTGCTGCAAGTGGTTGCAAGTATTTCAGACTTATCTTTGGCTCAGATTGGGATGGTGGCCCAGTGTTTAAGTTacaggatgaaaaacactatgatgctggaggaactcaacaggccaggcagcatccgtgaagaaaagcagggtcctgacctgaaccgttgatcgcctgcttttctccacagatgctgcctggcctgctgagttcctgcagcatcatagtgtttttcatctagatgttccagtatctgcagtcctttgcttctctgtttAAGTTACTGGATTAGTATTCAGAGATCTGATCTGCTGATCCAAAGATATAAGTTCAaatctaaattattaatttaaattcaagtaattaactaAATCAGAGAGTAAAAAGGTAGCACCAGTAATGATTCCCATGAACCTAcctgattgtcattaaaaacttaTCCGGTTCAGTAATATTCTTAAGGGAgggaaatctgctgttcttacccagtccagtctatatgtgactccaggtcgTTGATTTTACTTTCTGAAATGGCTCGCAAGATACTTGGTTCGAGATGCTTAGGGACTGACAATATATGATGCTTGGTCAGCTTTTCCACATGTTATGAATAAGTTAGAAAAAAACCCACTTACTAGGCTGCACCATCATTGACCATAGAGATAGCCTTGGAACTTTCTCTGCTTGTCAGTagattaattgtccaccactagTTATGACTGGATGCGGCAAGATTTCAGAACATTGATTTGATTAGTTGGGTGTGCGAGGGCCTAACTTTGCTTAATACATGCTCCCTTTACTGTGAATGTAGAGTCCTATGTTATAGCTTGAGCAGTTTGTACCTCATTTCTGGGGCTGCTCCTAATCTATCCTTCTGCATTTCTTTATGAACCAGGGTTGATCACCTATCTTAATTGTCCTGACGGAGTGAGGGATATGCCCAGGCCATGCAGCGGAATACAATTCTTCTGCTTCCCATCTTCCCAGGGATGAATTGCTGGGTCTATCCTGAAACCATCCCATTTATCCCAATGGAAAGTAATTGCACTGTGGAAAATAAGGATCATTTTTACCAGTGTAATATATCTGCAGTGGATAGATGGATGAGCACAAGGTCATGCAGGTTTATCCCTCATCCCTCAGGTTCTCCCACTGCAGACCAAGATTACCAACTATATCCTTTAGGAGTTAGCCAAGTCAGTCATTGGTGGCGATGCTACCAAACCAATGTTGTGAAAAATATTGAAATCATTGCCCAGAATATACTCAATACCCTTGCTTCTCCCAATGCTTTTTCCAGGTGGAATCTTCATATGATGTACCCAGCCTCTTCCTTTTTCACAGTTTACGGCATCCCTCATACCTTGGTTTACTTGGTTCCCCCACCCCCTTGGCTAATGGGGTCCCTTTGCGTCTTAGTTATAACATTCTTTTCCTCTCCCTTAGCTCCCTGATGACGAGAGGGTTTCTTGCCAAGCTGTGGGCTACCTCTTTGTGGGTCGTGTTTgccactgctgctgctgctatgtTTTCTGTTAGTCTGGTAAGTGAGGGCTGGCTGGTGGAACTGGGATATTCCTTTGATGATCACAAGTCTCAGTGCTTCGTAAAGCTCAAGTGACCAATGATGGACTGAAGGCATGTCAAGGGCCCAGCCCTTCCAGGACCAACATACTCCTGGGCCCTGGCACCTCTGGACTacagtgaatgaaaataattttgttataaaaaagctgcagctgctgaaaatctgaaataaaaacagaaaatgctggaagcactcagcaggtcaggcaccatccatgGAGAGATTAGAATTCTGGCAaagcatctttgacctgaaatgttaactttgtttttctttctacagattgttgcctgacctgttctgacattttctgtttttaaccccTGGACAATGGTGCATTGGGCACAGTCCACACACCAAGGGCCACAATCTCTGAGGGATGGCTGGATCTATCTTGTGTGAGGCATGAATTAGGTTGAGGGAGTGAGGAAAGGGGATTGATTATCAGTGGAGCGAGGAGTCGGTTAATCCAGGTCTAGAGTTCCAAGGGAACAGATAACTTGAAGCCTTTTGATGTGGTTATGGTTAGCACAACCTCCAGAACAAGTGGCAGATTTAGAGAAAGGGAGGAGATGCAGGAAAAAGATTCAGGTTCTTTATTGATTATTGTGAATGTGGAATGAATGCCCAACCAGGCAAAGGGGTGTAGTGGGAATGTTTAATGAGAAGTGGAGGAATAGGTAATAGATTAACTTATAGCTTCATTGTCTATTGATTGTAATCTGACATAATTGAAGCTACAGAATTTACTGCAGGGGTGGCTACGACTTAGCCCTCTGACAGGAGCAAtctacacctcctgctgcctGCTATGATTCGTCCCCTGCTCACATAGTCTTGCCATTCTCTCCTGCCACTGGCAATCCCTGGGACCACTCTCTTGTGAGATCAGGTGCAGATTGGGTGTATGAATTTGCTGAAATTGAGTGTGAGCTCTGTGGTGGTGTGTGTCACTATGCAGTGTGGTTATAGGTAGCTTTGATGTGATTTTGCTGGGGTTGAGTCCAATGCTGATGGGGGGTGTAAGGTGAGAGTCACTTCATGTCAAGTTTGTTCCTGGTTTTTACTCAGGGCTGTGGTGACTGACAGGCGCAACCCCATTTTGTTGTACTCTAACTTCCTTATTGTTGCCCCAGGTACCGCACTCCTTTATCGATTACGAAACAAGCTCCAGCCTTCGGACTGAGATTTTGCGGCTGTACAATATGGTCGACCGTTACGAGCTGGTCAACTCTTACGGGCTGTTCCGGAGAATGACGGGAGTGGGAGGCCGTCCAGAAGTTATAGTGGAAGGAAGCTATGATGGCCAGCGATGGACGGTAAAATTCCTTCAGAGCAGCTGTGGAAGGTGATGGGGAGCAGAGTTGGTAAATGCAAGcaggttggggggggcggggggcaaaTCTGGAATTTGTGACACAGCTAATTCCAAGTCACTCAAGGGTCAAGTCTCTTCTAGCACTTTTCTCCCTCTGAATGGATACTCACCCTGCCATTAAGATACAATACCCAGTCCTTAACCTGTGAGTGCAATATAACAATATAATCCTCTAATCCTTAGCATGTGGATAAGTATAGTCTACCCAATTCTCTCCCTGTCGGTGTGGTACAGTCCCTAATTCCTAAACCTAGCCCAATTGTGGTGCAACCTTCCAATCTTTATCCTGAAAAGGAATGCAACATCTTCAGGCTGTGTGCTCTGGTCCGACTTTTGCGTCTGATTGCCTTTTCCGGGTCTTTTCATTTTCTCAGGAGATTGACTTCATGTACAAGCCGGGGAATCTCAGCTTGTCCCCACCTCTGGTAAGCCCACACCAGCCCAGGCTTGATTGGCAAATGTGGTTTGCTGCTCTTGGAGACCACAGGCAGAGCCCCTGGTTCACCAGCTTTGTCCATCGGCTACTCCAGGGAAAGACTGACGGTGAGTGCAGAGAATCTCATACCCTGTTACACTTCAGCGGCTGCAGGCTTCCTTGCTTGCACTGTGCTGTTCACAGCATCCCTGACTGTTAACCTGTACTAATTTCGGGATCTCTCACTGCTATAATCCCTACCTTACTACACCACTCATTACAGAACACTGGATACAAGGTCTCTCCCTGTTACACTGCATTGGgtacaaaacattttatttacactGAACTGATTACAGGATTTCTCACTGTTGCACTGCACAAGTTACAAGATCTCTCACTGCAACAATGCACTAGTTacaggatctctctctctctcttctactgCAGGTCATGGGATGTTTTGCTATTGCTGAcatgcatttctgtttttattttcagtcatACGCCTAGTGCAAGTCGATGAATCCAAGT
Proteins encoded in this window:
- the lmf2a gene encoding lipase maturation factor 2a; protein product: MRAVFQTAPPPCVQGPGVGPGARPSASMAAVRLPRVAFLRGIAAVYLCAFTSLYVQIPGLYGREGILPARKMLRFTGKTLLDQLKDSPTLLWLCPSLGLDTEQGMELICLLGIILSFTALLAEPLRDSFVFACLWFLYLSVYQVGQVFLYFQWDSLLLETGFLAILVAPLYLRKWRTAPSQHYDNVTFWLVRWLFFRLMFASGVVKLTSRCPTWWGLTALTYHYETQCIPTAVAWFAHQLPVWFHKLSVVITYVLEIPVPLLFFAPTRRLRLFAFYGQILLQVLIIITGNYNFFNMLTIILGFSLLDDQHISNWFGCSKAQNTERPGFLQRLQGLAVTLFELAVVGALVYGTVHYFGLGVNWEKWSIESKIDFTYHEFIHCLKIVTPITIWIGVLSLSWEILTSLLNSLMTRGFLAKLWATSLWVVFATAAAAMFSVSLVPHSFIDYETSSSLRTEILRLYNMVDRYELVNSYGLFRRMTGVGGRPEVIVEGSYDGQRWTEIDFMYKPGNLSLSPPLVSPHQPRLDWQMWFAALGDHRQSPWFTSFVHRLLQGKTDVIRLVQVDESKYAFSSKPPTYIRAQLYKYWYTKYGIDNSLKDWWTRQHVGEFFPSVTLGDPNLESLLHEFGFKDKASPKRIVKDLLPSILQMTRKQVEPYSGEWVIRGLFIAVVLISWLKALTNRKAKGSRLKPTVGRAEGKDANAGEKADYDGRRKEFRQTESRMRPPIDEHLPVNVRKRK